Proteins found in one Candidatus Tisiphia endosymbiont of Beris chalybata genomic segment:
- the lpxB gene encoding lipid-A-disaccharide synthase has translation MVKVYLIAGEISGDFIGSHLIESLKNLYKIEGENIDFVGVGGGSMEKAGIKKSLFPIKQISLIGFTEILPHLFKITKLIKQVVRDIEQQKPNLLITIDSPGFTYRVVQKIRKLRPHLKILHIVAPTVWAYKPSRALKYAKVYDYLFVLLPFEPPYFQKLGLDCRYIGHPVIEQNFYEGQSKKQLREELQIYYNDLTPKINWDTKILSVTCGSRKGEIVRHMPVFVEAINIIANQYPKLLVIFVLADMDHQVLLTPFLTTVDFYYIFSTDRLKIFAASDIALAKSGTNTLEIAACNTPMVVAYKLNLLSYWLIKFLIKVNYISLINIVADREILPELIQYNCTSSKIAKTLISLLANREQADRQLKESRKILIELGFNSIHSPSNIAATIIKNEYLSNKLT, from the coding sequence ATGGTTAAGGTTTATTTGATTGCTGGAGAAATTTCAGGTGATTTTATAGGAAGTCATTTAATAGAAAGCCTTAAAAATCTTTATAAAATAGAGGGAGAAAACATTGATTTTGTAGGGGTAGGAGGAGGATCAATGGAAAAAGCTGGGATAAAGAAAAGTCTTTTTCCTATTAAGCAAATAAGCCTTATTGGGTTTACGGAAATATTACCTCATCTTTTTAAAATTACTAAATTAATTAAACAAGTGGTAAGGGATATTGAGCAGCAAAAGCCCAACTTATTAATTACTATAGATTCTCCTGGCTTTACTTATAGAGTAGTGCAGAAAATTCGAAAGCTAAGACCCCACTTAAAGATTCTCCATATTGTGGCTCCCACAGTTTGGGCATATAAGCCTTCGCGAGCATTAAAATATGCTAAGGTTTATGATTATTTATTTGTTTTATTACCATTTGAGCCTCCTTATTTCCAGAAATTGGGATTAGATTGCCGATATATTGGCCATCCTGTTATAGAGCAAAATTTTTATGAAGGACAAAGTAAAAAACAGCTGAGAGAAGAGTTGCAAATATACTACAATGATTTAACTCCAAAAATAAATTGGGACACTAAAATCTTATCAGTAACTTGTGGAAGTCGTAAGGGGGAAATAGTAAGGCATATGCCAGTTTTTGTTGAAGCAATCAATATAATAGCGAATCAGTATCCTAAACTTTTAGTAATATTTGTTTTAGCGGATATGGATCACCAAGTACTGCTTACACCGTTCTTGACAACGGTAGATTTTTACTATATTTTTTCAACTGATCGTTTGAAAATTTTTGCCGCTTCGGATATTGCCTTAGCTAAATCTGGCACTAATACTTTAGAAATAGCTGCTTGTAATACCCCTATGGTTGTTGCATATAAATTAAATTTATTAAGTTACTGGCTAATCAAATTTTTGATAAAGGTCAATTATATTTCTTTGATTAATATAGTGGCAGATAGAGAAATATTACCAGAATTAATACAATATAATTGTACTAGCTCAAAAATCGCTAAGACATTAATCTCATTATTAGCTAATCGGGAACAAGCTGATAGGCAGTTAAAAGAAAGTAGAAAAATTCTAATAGAATTAGGTTTTAATTCCATTCATTCTCCCTCTAATATAGCGGCAACTATCATCAAAAATGAATATCTCTCTAATAAGTTAACTTAA
- a CDS encoding autotransporter outer membrane beta-barrel domain-containing protein, whose product MSNKGKKNTLQRGWLASVSIASALTISSISALAVDIDAEHPDVKDKVYNSAEGYQINGSSPNEAFMIENGFLGGQEDKSGKVTFKSHAPNSKLSHIILNNPLIGKSSEERAEEFIVEASPSGEAVLDGNIFVANLQLLAGSINANNIEVGAGGKTITGSIGPVKLNLKGQTVNFGELQVDNPFTINAQGPLSLKAQVTTASKDGIALNIAEGEVTKSGAWNGDIGFLETTSSEAFSNVQLKDGYNLKGNINGAPGAANIRTGSLIANDATIEGSIGTTVPLSNLVVNKEKTFKVTGKGNLTRDLTLNDNATLIVQDDWTVGRVNTVGEKAKISLLNEKPIKFITTCTPDEAQHSLGDPIDNRVIITGEKDVELGGYGLTLKEIIFQKGATVTLSKGMKLDGTDIVNERNEGPTPTVLLSGGVHNIDRQQLIGAENRLVNIILQDDSTINIKSDNFHATLNTAIDHQGTVNLERMEWERNKVILPGLGSKDKKLKEVNINKDTENYGNTYAYITNVNAHYKAGEIIAGIVKLGPEGTLTFRDQVELVANIENNNGGANIHASPSLVTFEGDSNILGDVGQADKQMDEVNFTGTRKEQKLRGSIYAKIIEFGDNDITLLERNDNKLTTLDGSTYINGNINLGSNKLILDDSTWGPDTSIITTFSNNSQLGSIEVKSGLVVINPHTPTPLSIIVNDEQTLPGEKAERFILINKDIENIDLKSVGQDYAEWTEEREDDKLILVRSNIARKVVKRDIRGAGGDDTDQQNTQNLVSATIGDAVTLTTDMGKIADPKTRGEEGIKNTSGNTEALATMHQAHMSASHSVVLGRLNEAVRPHLTTAGIGAGDEDGPTKAKPGAWAIPIYSHAHQKQKYVSKPSYTVKTLGGIGGLDVALNNNLTLGAAISVINSEVKYKNLKAGDKMSTKTIMLSVYGAHKLTKQLFVEGVASCGSTQIRNRERRQFSFGEQIAKANYGSLAYGGEVLMGYNAVFHNSVLLTPLAGVSYIKSEDEAHTETGTTFANKTIAACNSSRTDGVVGARVSTSMNMANNMIVVPEAHAILSHYVGGKAGKFIATLHGAPKPFSRVNDVVKTIYNLGVSVSSKSNNIEYGLGYDAHLANKYAAHQGSLKVRLNF is encoded by the coding sequence ATGAGTAACAAGGGAAAAAAAAATACTCTGCAAAGAGGTTGGTTGGCTAGTGTTTCAATAGCTTCCGCTTTAACAATTAGCAGTATATCGGCACTTGCTGTAGATATAGATGCAGAACACCCAGATGTAAAGGATAAGGTATATAATAGTGCAGAGGGCTATCAGATTAATGGTAGCAGCCCTAATGAAGCTTTTATGATTGAAAATGGCTTTTTAGGAGGGCAGGAAGATAAAAGCGGGAAGGTTACATTTAAATCTCACGCCCCGAATAGTAAACTTAGCCATATTATTCTCAATAACCCTTTAATAGGTAAAAGTAGCGAAGAAAGAGCAGAAGAGTTTATAGTTGAAGCCTCCCCTAGTGGTGAGGCAGTTCTAGATGGAAATATCTTTGTAGCCAATCTACAGTTACTTGCAGGAAGCATAAATGCTAATAATATAGAGGTAGGAGCTGGAGGAAAGACTATAACTGGTTCTATAGGGCCAGTAAAACTTAATCTTAAAGGACAAACAGTGAATTTTGGAGAATTACAGGTTGATAACCCTTTCACTATCAACGCGCAAGGCCCGTTATCTCTTAAGGCTCAAGTGACCACAGCTAGTAAAGATGGGATAGCATTAAATATTGCAGAAGGAGAGGTAACTAAGAGTGGGGCATGGAATGGAGATATTGGGTTTTTAGAAACCACCTCATCGGAGGCTTTTTCGAACGTACAGTTAAAAGATGGTTATAATTTAAAGGGGAATATTAATGGCGCTCCTGGGGCAGCCAATATTAGGACAGGAAGTTTAATTGCTAATGACGCTACTATTGAGGGAAGCATTGGTACAACTGTTCCGCTGAGTAATCTTGTTGTTAATAAGGAGAAAACATTTAAAGTAACAGGGAAAGGGAATTTAACACGTGATCTGACTTTGAATGATAATGCTACATTAATAGTACAGGATGATTGGACGGTAGGGCGCGTTAATACGGTCGGGGAAAAGGCAAAAATAAGCTTGCTCAATGAAAAACCTATAAAATTTATTACTACTTGTACTCCAGATGAAGCTCAACATAGCCTTGGGGATCCAATAGATAATAGGGTAATAATAACAGGAGAAAAAGATGTGGAGTTAGGGGGGTACGGATTAACCTTGAAAGAGATTATTTTTCAGAAAGGCGCCACTGTAACTTTATCCAAAGGTATGAAGCTGGACGGTACGGATATTGTAAATGAAAGAAACGAAGGGCCAACCCCTACTGTCTTACTATCAGGCGGTGTGCATAACATCGACCGCCAGCAGCTCATTGGTGCGGAAAATCGATTGGTTAATATAATATTACAGGATGACAGCACCATCAATATCAAGTCTGATAATTTTCATGCTACATTAAACACTGCAATAGATCATCAAGGAACCGTGAATCTTGAGCGAATGGAGTGGGAACGTAATAAAGTTATATTACCTGGATTAGGCTCCAAGGATAAAAAATTAAAAGAAGTTAATATCAATAAAGATACGGAGAACTACGGAAATACCTATGCTTATATTACAAATGTTAATGCACACTATAAGGCAGGCGAGATAATAGCAGGCATTGTTAAACTTGGGCCGGAGGGTACATTAACCTTTAGAGATCAGGTAGAGTTAGTAGCCAATATTGAAAATAACAATGGGGGAGCTAATATCCATGCTTCCCCCTCCCTAGTGACTTTTGAAGGAGATAGTAATATTTTAGGCGATGTGGGTCAAGCAGACAAGCAGATGGATGAAGTTAATTTTACCGGTACTAGAAAGGAGCAAAAGTTAAGAGGCTCTATATATGCCAAGATTATTGAGTTTGGCGATAATGATATTACTCTGTTAGAACGGAATGATAACAAGCTTACCACTCTTGATGGTTCCACCTATATTAATGGTAATATTAATTTAGGCAGTAATAAATTAATATTGGATGACTCAACTTGGGGCCCTGACACTTCTATTATTACTACTTTTAGTAATAATAGCCAGCTGGGTTCTATTGAAGTAAAGTCCGGCTTAGTTGTTATTAACCCTCATACCCCTACCCCTCTCTCTATCATAGTTAATGATGAGCAAACTTTACCTGGAGAGAAGGCAGAAAGGTTTATACTTATTAACAAGGATATAGAAAATATAGATTTAAAAAGTGTCGGTCAGGATTACGCAGAGTGGACAGAGGAGCGAGAAGATGACAAGCTGATATTGGTACGTAGCAATATCGCAAGAAAAGTTGTGAAGCGAGATATAAGAGGTGCAGGAGGGGATGACACAGATCAACAAAATACTCAGAATTTAGTTAGTGCTACCATAGGGGATGCCGTAACTCTCACTACTGATATGGGTAAAATTGCGGACCCAAAAACTCGTGGAGAAGAGGGGATAAAAAATACTTCAGGTAATACTGAAGCATTAGCAACTATGCATCAAGCTCATATGAGTGCAAGCCATTCTGTAGTGCTTGGGAGATTAAATGAGGCCGTTCGCCCTCATTTGACAACCGCAGGAATAGGAGCTGGCGATGAGGACGGGCCAACAAAAGCAAAACCAGGCGCATGGGCAATACCAATTTATAGTCACGCCCATCAGAAGCAAAAATATGTTAGTAAGCCTTCATATACAGTAAAAACGTTAGGGGGAATAGGAGGATTGGACGTAGCTCTAAATAATAACCTTACATTAGGGGCTGCTATTTCTGTTATTAATTCAGAGGTTAAGTATAAAAACCTTAAAGCTGGTGATAAAATGAGCACTAAAACCATCATGTTATCTGTTTATGGCGCACACAAACTTACTAAACAGCTTTTTGTAGAAGGGGTTGCATCTTGTGGCTCAACTCAAATCAGGAATAGAGAACGAAGACAATTCTCCTTCGGAGAGCAAATTGCTAAGGCTAATTATGGCTCCCTAGCTTATGGAGGAGAAGTATTAATGGGATATAACGCTGTATTCCATAATTCAGTATTGCTAACTCCTTTAGCTGGTGTGAGCTATATCAAATCCGAGGATGAAGCTCATACAGAAACCGGTACAACATTTGCAAATAAAACAATTGCTGCTTGTAATAGTAGTAGAACTGATGGGGTTGTTGGAGCTAGAGTGTCAACCTCAATGAATATGGCAAATAATATGATAGTAGTACCTGAAGCGCATGCTATCCTTTCTCATTATGTTGGAGGAAAAGCTGGTAAATTTATCGCTACCCTACACGGCGCTCCTAAACCATTTAGTCGTGTTAATGATGTAGTAAAAACAATTTACAACCTAGGGGTAAGTGTTAGTTCTAAATCTAATAATATAGAATATGGCCTTGGCTACGATGCCCATTTAGCTAATAAGTATGCGGCGCATCAGGGTAGTTTGAAAGTTCGTTTGAATTTCTAA
- a CDS encoding phosphoethanolamine transferase, producing the protein MIKLLGKNLDTRLITLSLTFAFIYLCLFNSVVFSYKFGYYKVTFFKAILELTKDAVYIYLFTFIIFLGLTIQRLVFIIGTILLFITGAVASYYLYYFKISPTKEMMGSVFSTHFNELYEIISIKLLLWLGFSLFICIYPIKYFSFANSKLFSHKLLSAVCLLITINNIFIPQFKLLCQYFPLQYLHNSYLYLSMNSKIAASHENINQKFSFIDKADNNLIVVLVIGESARFDHFGINGYSKDTTPYLRKINNLFSFKAQSASNHTYLSVPSLLSRYSSRDLDKSLDETSFLSVFTSLGFNTHWLGTQTLLQYLKGKKQSTIYDEVQFVMIPGGSALLKMNDYDGKMLPYIEQFVEAKTEKKLLVVHTSGSHWNYSARYPKEFRKFTPGCNQVAKSDPSTCGIEGLINDYDNSILYTDFFLFSLVELLKNNNAFLIYVSDHAESLGENGYYGHGGPLIPEQTTIPLIVWVSDLFKMRHPNLVKAIKTHLGSELSHDYIFHSILDCAGIQSKGINKNLSICEKQRNG; encoded by the coding sequence ATGATAAAACTATTGGGTAAGAATTTAGATACTAGATTAATTACTCTATCTTTAACTTTTGCTTTTATTTACTTATGCCTCTTTAACTCGGTAGTGTTTTCTTATAAATTTGGTTACTATAAGGTAACTTTTTTTAAGGCTATATTAGAATTAACGAAAGATGCTGTTTATATTTATCTTTTTACTTTTATTATTTTCTTAGGCTTAACGATTCAGCGGCTGGTTTTTATAATAGGAACAATATTATTATTTATAACAGGGGCGGTCGCTAGTTATTACTTATACTATTTTAAAATTTCCCCTACTAAGGAAATGATGGGGAGCGTTTTTTCTACTCATTTTAATGAATTATATGAAATTATCAGTATCAAATTACTGCTTTGGTTAGGCTTTAGTTTATTTATCTGTATATATCCTATAAAATATTTTTCATTTGCTAATAGTAAATTATTTAGTCACAAGCTACTATCAGCAGTTTGCCTGTTAATCACCATTAACAATATTTTTATTCCGCAATTTAAATTATTATGTCAGTATTTTCCTCTCCAATATTTACATAATAGCTACTTATATTTGTCTATGAATAGCAAAATAGCCGCCAGTCATGAGAATATAAATCAAAAATTTTCTTTTATTGATAAAGCAGACAACAACCTTATTGTAGTATTGGTAATAGGAGAATCAGCAAGATTTGATCATTTTGGTATAAATGGTTACTCCAAGGATACTACCCCCTATTTAAGAAAAATTAATAATCTTTTTTCATTTAAAGCTCAGTCTGCCTCTAATCATACCTATCTTTCTGTGCCGTCTCTTTTGTCCCGATACTCAAGTAGAGATTTAGATAAGAGCCTAGATGAAACTAGCTTTTTATCAGTTTTTACGTCTTTAGGGTTTAATACTCACTGGCTTGGCACTCAAACTTTACTACAATATTTAAAAGGTAAAAAACAATCTACAATTTATGATGAAGTGCAATTTGTTATGATTCCTGGAGGATCTGCCCTGTTGAAAATGAATGATTATGATGGGAAAATGCTACCTTATATTGAACAGTTTGTGGAGGCCAAGACGGAGAAAAAACTCCTAGTGGTTCATACTTCAGGAAGCCATTGGAATTATTCTGCAAGATATCCTAAAGAATTTCGAAAATTTACTCCTGGATGTAATCAAGTTGCTAAATCAGACCCTAGTACTTGTGGTATTGAAGGGTTGATAAATGATTATGATAATTCTATTCTATATACAGATTTTTTTTTATTTAGTCTTGTAGAGTTATTAAAGAATAATAATGCTTTTTTAATATACGTTTCTGATCATGCGGAGTCGTTAGGGGAGAATGGTTATTATGGTCATGGAGGCCCGTTGATTCCAGAACAAACCACAATACCGTTGATAGTTTGGGTATCTGACCTATTTAAAATGCGTCATCCTAATCTAGTAAAAGCTATAAAAACTCATTTAGGCTCTGAGTTAAGCCATGATTATATATTTCATTCAATACTTGACTGTGCTGGAATACAATCTAAAGGCATTAACAAAAATTTAAGTATATGTGAGAAACAGAGAAATGGTTAA